A window of the Tachysurus fulvidraco isolate hzauxx_2018 chromosome 6, HZAU_PFXX_2.0, whole genome shotgun sequence genome harbors these coding sequences:
- the zmp:0000001200 gene encoding dedicator of cytokinesis protein 9 isoform X6 — MQCRAAKGSKMVIESPQQFKVRPVVEPEQGSKSAQTVLKPRLIEPLDYESVLVQRKTQILSDVLRDMLQFPLEDFQTCTLRRQIRTLYPSVPENAQKEAHSLFVQECLKTYKSDWHIVSYKYEDYSGDFRQLPSKASRPDKLAVHVFEVDEDVDKDEDTASLGSQKGGISKQGWLYKGNMNSAISVTMRSFKRRYFHLTQLGDGSYNLNFYKDEKISKESKGTIFLDSCMGVVQNNKVRKFAFELKMQDKSSYLLAADSESEMEEWISTLNKILHSSFELAMQEKRNGDLHDDDEVGKTDSSSGSMDSFQSARDIESKMRNETRLKLFTLDADTQKLDFSGIEPEIKPFEEKFGKRIIVKCNDLSFNLQCCVAENEEGPTTNVEPFFVTLSLFDIQHSRKISADFHVDLNHPSVRAMVPGSGAQIINGASDAAQQTQNDLPDSFLQYPRQGVFSVMCPHPDIFLVARIEKVLQGGITHCAEPYMKSSDSTKTAQKVLKNAKVACSRLGQYRMPFAWAARPLFKDANGTLDKSARFSAVYRQDSNKLSNEDMFKLLADFKKPEKMAKLPVILGNVDVTIDNVAPDLPNCITSSYIPVRQFESSNWNGVLFEVEEFVPCIAKCSQPFTIYNNHLYVYPRQLKYDSQKTFAKARNIAVCVEFRDSDEEDALPLKCIYGRPGGSLFTKNAIAAVLHHQQNPEFYDEFKIELPTQLNEKHHLLFTFFHISCDTNSKASTKKREQVETQVGYAWLPLLKDGRVIMNEQNISIAANLPAGYLSCQEGNSKQHTGPEVKWVDGGKPLFKVSTHLVSTVYTQDQHLHNFFQHCESTVSAAQATGGELVKYLKSLHAVEAHVMINFLPTILNQLFCVLTSAAVEDVAVNVTRVMIHIVAQCHEEGLEHYLRSYVKYVFMTDANTATGKTVHEELAKAMTTILKPSTDFLTSNKLLKYSWYFFEALVKSMAQYLIDSGKVRLSRNQRFSATFYHTVETLVNMLMPHITQKYKDNLDATRNANQSLAFFIKRCFTFMDRGFAFKQINNYINCFMPGDARTLYEFKFEFLKVVCNHEHYIPLNLPMPFGKGRIMRFQDLQLDYSLTDDFCKNHFLVGLLLREVGAALQEFRDIRQTAIQVLKNLMTKHTFDDRYTSKSQHARLATLYLPLFGILQENVNRLNIKDTTPLTNSLSSSTVRDEPVPTSSLMTPHKTGSHIESSLHKDVFGVISGTVTPHASSTPNISVRHADSRCSLISTDSGSSLPERSNDKSQPSDKQNNVAAALGGSLLRCDKLEQSEVKSLLMCFLHVLKSMSEDALFTYWNKASSGDLMDFFTLLELCLHQFRYMGKRYIARSQEGSVTHERKSQTLPVSRSRAGMMHARLQQLSSLDNSYTYNHTYSHSDADVLNQSLLEANIATEVCLTVLDVLSIFIMGFKTQLSLDHGHNPLMKKVFAVHLCFLQINQSETALKQVFTFLRTFIYKFPCTFFEGRADMCASFCYEILKCCNSKLSSIRSDAAHLLYFLMKSNFDYTGRKSFVRTHLQVVIAVSQLIADVIGIGGMRFQQSLSIINNCANSDRTIKNTAFPSDVKDLTKRIRTVLMATAQMKEHERDPEMLVDLQYSLAKSYASTPELRKTWLDSMARIHVKNGDLSEAAMCYVHVAALVAEYLQRKGMFKQGCSAFRVVTPNIDEEASMMEDVGMQDVHFNEDVLMELLEECADGLWKAERYELISDIYKLIIPIYEKRRDFEKLAHLYETLHRAYSKVTEVMHTGKRLLGTYFRVAFFGQAAGFFEDEDGKEYIYKEPKFTPLSEISQRLLKLYSEKFGAENVKMIQDSGRINPKDLDSKYAYIQVTHVTPFLEEKEMVERKTEFERSHNIRRFVFEMPFTVSGKKQGGIEEQCKRRTILTTTHCFPYVKKRIAVMYQHHTDLNPIEVAIDEMSKKVAELRQLCASSEVDMIKLQLKLQGSISVQVNAGPLAYARAFLDDTTSKKYPDNKVKQLKEVFRQFVEACGHGLGINERLIKEDQQEYHDEMKANYRDLTRELSAIMHETISPVEDVMKSPLRDSLHIFNAISGTPTAASIQGIPTSSSVV, encoded by the exons TGTCTTAAAACCTACAAATCAGACTGGCACATTGTCAGCTACAAGTATGAAGATTATTCTGGTGACTTTCGTCAACTCCCCAg CAAAGCATCGAGACCTGATAAACTGGCAGTTCACGTGTTTGAGGTTGACGAAGATGTCGATAAAGACGAG gacacaGCTTCCTTGGGCTCTCAGAAGGGAGGTATTAGTAAGCAAGGGTGGCTTTACAAAGGCAACATGAACAGCGCGATCAGTGTCACTATGAGG TCTTTCAAAAGGAGGTATTTCCACCTCACACAGCTGGGAGATGGCTCCTATAACCTGAACTTCTACAAGGATGAAAAGATCTCTAAGGAGTCCAAAGGAACCATCTTCCTAGATTCGTGCATGGGTGTTGTTCAG AATAATAAGGTGCGCAAATTTGCATTTGAACTGAAGATGCAGGATAAGAGTTCTTATCTGTTGGCTGCCGACTCTGAAAGTGAAATGGAGGAATGGATCAGCACACTGAACAAAATACTTCACAGCAGCTTTGAGCTCGCCATGCAAGAGAAGAGGAATGGAGACCTACATGacg ATGATGAAGTGGGAAAGACTGACAGCTCTTCTGGAAGCATGGATAGCTTTCAG AGCGCCAGAGATATCGAGTCCAAGATGAGAAATGAAACTCGGCTAAAGCTCTTCACACTGGATGCAGACACACAG AAGTTGGACTTCTCTGGGATTGAGCCAGAAATCAAACCGTTCGAGGAGAAGTTTGGAAAACGGATTATTGTGAAATGCAACGACCTGTCATTCAACCTGCAGTGCTGTGTGGCAGAGAATGAGGAGGGCCCGACTACTAAC GTGGAGCCGTTCTTCGTCACACTGTCCCTGTTTGATATTCAACACAGTCGCAAGATCTCTGCAGATTTCCATGTAGACCTAAACCACCCGTCTGTTAGAGCCATGGTTCCAGGCTCTGGTGCGCAGATTATTAATGGAGCTTCAGATGCAGCACAGCAAACACAGAATGATCTACCAGATAGCTTTTTGCAGTATCCACGACAG ggAGTGTTTTCTGTGATGTGTCCGCACCCAGATATCTTCCTGGTGGCTCGGATTGAGAAAGTTCTTCAGGGAGGAATAACTCATTGTGCTGAGCCATACATGAAAAGTTCTGATTCCACTAAG aCAGCACAGAAGGTTCTGAAGAACGCTAAAGTAGCATGTAGCAGGCTCGGCCAGTACAGGATGCCTTTTGCATGGGCAGCCAG GCCTCTGTTTAAGGATGCAAATGGGACACTGGATAAATCTGCACGTTTCTCTGCAGTCTACAGGCAGGACAGTAACAAGCTGTCTAATGAGGACATGTTCAAACTTCTGGCAGATTTCAAGAA GCCAGAGAAAATGGCGAAGCTGCCAGTGATCCTGGGGAACGTGGACGTCACTATCGACAATGTGGCCCCAGATCTCCCAA ATTGCATAACGTCCTCGTATATCCCAGTGCGTCAGTTTGAGAGCAGTAATTGGAACGGGGTGTTGTTTGAGGTCGAGGAGTTTGTGCCATGCATAGCAAAATGCTCACAACCGTTCACCATCTACAACAATCACCTGTATGTCTACCCACGCCAGCTTAAATATGACAGCCAGAAGACTTTTGCTAAG GCTAGAAACATTgcggtgtgtgtggagttcagAGATTCAGACGAGGAAGATGCACTTCCTCTAAAG TGTATATATGGTCGTCCAGGTGGATCACTTTTCACTAAGAATGCCATTGCTGCAGTGTTGCATCACCAGCAAAACCCTGAGTTTTATGATGAG TTTAAGATCGAGCTGCCAACTCAGCTGAATGAGAAGCACCACCTTTTGTTCACATTCTTCCACATCAGCTGTGACACCAACAGCAAAGCTAGCACTAAGAAACGGGAACAGGTGGAGACCCAGG tgGGCTATGCCTGGCTGCCCTTACTGAAGGATGGCAGAGTGATCATGAATGAACAGAATATTTCTATAGCCGCAAACCTGCCTGCTGGCTACCTCAGCTGCCAGGAGGGCAACAGCAAG CAGCACACAGGCCCTGAAGTGAAGTGGGTTGATGGAGGAAAGCCTCTGTTTAAAGTCTCCACTCACCTCGTGTCCACAgtctacacacag GATCAGCATCTGCACAATTTCTTCCAACACTGTGAGAGCACAGTCTCTGCAGCTCAGGCCACAGGAGGCGAGTTGGTCAAATATCTTAAG AGTCTACATGCAGTGGAAGCTCACGTGATGATAAACTTCCTCCCCACAATTCTGAACCAGTTGTTCTGCGTTCTCACCAGCGCAGCTGTTGAGGACGTTGCTGTCAACGTCACAAG AGTTATGATCCATATAGTGGCTCAGTGCCATGAGGAGGGTTTGGAACATTATTTACGTTCATATGTCAAG taCGTATTTATGACCGATGCTAACACAGCCACTGGTAAAACAGTGCATGAGGAGCTGGCCAAAGCCATGACCACCATCCTAAAACCCTCTACAGATTTCCTCACCAGCAACAAACTGCTTAAG TACTCCTGGTACTTTTTTGAGGCCTTAGTGAAGTCCATGGCACAGTACTTGATAGACAGCGGTAAAGTTAGG CTGTCCAGGAATCAACGTTTCTCTGCCACGTTTTACCACACGGTGGAGACTCTGGTTAATATGCTGATGCCTCACATCACGCAGAAATACAAAGACAACCTAGATGCAACGCGCAATGCCAACCAAAGCCTAGCTTTCTTCATCAAG CGCTGTTTTACTTTCATGGATCGCGGCTTTGCCTTCAAGCAGATCAACAACTATATCAACTGCTTTATGCCTGGAGATGCGAGG ACACTATACGAGTTTAAATTTGAGTTCCTGAAGGTTGTATGCAACCACGAGCATTACATCCCACTTAATCTGCCCATGCCATTCGGGAAAGGAAGGATAATGAGATTTCAAG atcTTCAGTTGGACTACTCTCTAACTGATGATTTCTGTAAGAATCACTTCCTGGTTGGGCTTTTACTAAGGGAGGTGGGTGCAGCTCTGCAGGAGTTTCGGGATATTCGTCAAACAGCTATCCAGGTGCTGAAGAACTTGATGACGAAACATACATTTGATGATCGTTACACCTCCAAG AGTCAGCACGCGAGGTTGGCTACTCTGTACTTGCCTCTCTTTGGCATCCTCCAGGAGAATGTTAACAGACTCAACATTAAAGATACTACACCCTTGACCAACAGTCTCTCCAGCAGC ACTGTACGTGATGAACCGGTCCCTACCAGCTCTTTAATGACACCCCATAAAACAGGGAGTCATATTGAGAGCAGCCTGCATAAGGATGTGTTTGGGGTTATATCTGGAACAG TTACACCACATGCATCCTCAACTCCCAACATCTCTGTACGTCACGCTGACTCACGCTGCTCCCTCATCAGCACTGACTCAGGAAGCAGCCTACCAGAACGCAGCAATGACAAATCCCAACCCAGTGATAAG CAGAACAATGTGGCTGCAGCTCTGGGTGGATCACTCCTACGCTGTGATAAACTAGAGCAGTCTGAAGTGAAAAGTCTCTTAATGTGTTTCCTTCATGTGCTCAAGAGCATGTCTGAAG ACGCCCTATTTACCTATTGGAATAAAGCTTCGTCTGGAGATCTGATGGACTTTTTCACTCTGTTAGA GCTTTGTCTCCACCAGTTCAGATACATGGGGAAGAGATACATTGCCAG GAGCCAAGAAGGGTCTGTAACACATGAGCGCAAATCTCAGACTCTGCCTGTGTCCCGCAGTAGAGCTGGAATGATGCATGCTCGCTTACAGCAGCTCAGCAGCTTGGATAACTCATACACTTACAATCACA cctacAGTCATTCAGATGCAGATGTGTTAAACCAGTCACTGCTGGAGGCAAATATTGCTACTGAAGTGTGTCTGACAGTACTGGATGTACTAAGCATCTTCATCATGGGATTTAAG ACCCAGCTGAGCTTAGATCATGGGCACAACCCACTGATGAAAAAGGTGTTTGCAGTCCACCTGTGTTTTCTACAAATCAACCAGTCAGAAACAGCCCTCAAACAAGTCTTCACTTTCCTGCGCACCTTTATTTACAAA TTCCCTTGTACGTTTTTCGAGGGCCGAGCGGATATGTGTGCATCTTTCTGTTATGAGATCCTAAAGTGCTGTAACTCCAAACTCAGCTCCATCCGCTCTGACGCTGCCCATCTGCTTTACTTTCTCATGAAGAGTAATTTTGACTACACAGGCAGAAAATCCTTTGTTCGCACCCATCTACAG GTGGTGATTGCTGTCAGTCAGCTGATTGCTGATGTTATTGGAATTGGTGGGATGAGGTTTCAGCAGTCTCTGTCCATCATAAACAACTGTGCAAACAGTGACAGGACTATTAAA AACACTGCATTTCCATCTGATGTAAAAGACCTGACAAAGAGAATCCGCACAGTCCTGATGGCCACAGCGCAGATGAAAGAGCATGAGCGAGATCCAGAGATGCTGGTGGACCTGCAGTACAGTCTGGCCAAGTCATATGCCAGCACTCCTGAACTGCGTAAAACCTGGCTGGACAGCATGGCACGCATCCATGTGAAAAACGGTGATCTGTCTGAG GCCGCCATGTGTTACGTGCATGTAGCAGCACTGGTAGCTGAATACCTTCAAAGAAAAG GCATGTTTAAACAGGGTTGCTCTGCATTTCGAGTGGTCACGCCCAACATTGACGAGGAGGCATCTATGATGGAAGACGTGGGCATGCAAGACGTGCACTTCAATGAG GACGTCCTAATGGAGTTGTTAgaggagtgtgctgatggactCTGGAAAGCAGAACGATATGAGCTCATTTCTGATATCTACAAACTTATCATACCCATCTATGAGAAACGCAGAGACTTTGAG AAACTGGCTCACCTTTATGAGACACTTCACCGTGCATACAGTAAGGTCACAGAGGTGATGCACACAGGCAAACGACTCCTGGGAACTTACTTCAGGGTGGCCTTTTTTGGACAG GCAGCG GGCTTCTTTGAGGATGAGGACGGTAAAGAGTACATCTACAAAGAGCCCAAATTTACCCCGCTGTCGGAGATTTCTCAGCGACTCCTCAAACTCTACTCTGAGAAGTTCGGAGCAGAGAACGTCAAGATGATCCAGGACTCTGGAAGG ATTAATCCTAAAGACCTGGATTCCAAGTATGCATATATCCAGGTGACTCATGTCACTCCCTTCCTAGAGGAGAAGGAGATGGTAGAGAGAAAGACTGAATTCGAGAGAAGCCACAACATTCGCCGCTTTGTATTTGAGATGCCCTTCACTGTCTCGGGCAAGAAACAGGGTGGTATTGAGGAGCAGTGTAAACGCAGGACTATACTCACCA CCACGCACTGTTTCCCATACGTTAAGAAGCGAATAGCCGTGATGTACCAACACCACACAGACCTAAACCCCATCGAAGTGGCTATCGATGAGATGAGTAAAAAAGTAGCCGAGCTGCGGCAGCTCTGTGCCTCAAGTGAAGTCGATATGATCAAACTACAGCTCAAACTTCAGGGCAGCATCAGTGTACAG GTGAATGCTGGCCCACTGGCCTACGCTAGAGCTTTCCTTGATGATACCACATCTAAGAAATATCCTGACAACAAAGTCAAACAGCTCAAAGAGGTGTTCAG GCAATTTGTGGAGGCATGTGGTCACGGGCTGGGCATTAACGAGAGGCTCATCAAAGAGGACCAGCAGGAGTATCATGATGAAATGAAGGCCAATTACAGAGACCTCACCAGGGAACTCTCCGCAATTATGCATGAGACG atcTCTCCTGTGGAGGATGTCATGAAGAGTCCCCTTCGTGACTCTCTTCACATCTTCAATGCCATCAGTGGCACCCCCACGGCAGCCAGCATCCAGGGCATACCCACCTCATCTTCTGTGGTCTGA